TCAGTTGCTACATAAATTATCCATTAGATCCGTCAATtctgaagaaaaattattaaaaactattaaaaaCCCAATCACTGATCATTTACCAACAAAATGTCGTAAAGTTACTCTATCATTTGATGCACCAGTTATTCGTGTACAAGATTATATGAAGAAActagatgatgatgagaGTATATGTGTTTTTGTAGGTGCTTTAGCTAGAGGTAAAGATAATTTTGCTGATGAATTTGTAGATGAAAAAGTTGGTTTATCAAATTACCCATTATCTGCATCTGTTGCATGTTCTAAGTTTTGTCATGGTGCTGAAGATGCTTGGGGTATTTTATAGTGGACTATCAATGTTTTTTGATTCATTCATTTCtcataattatttaaatagagtgtatttttttacttccaatgtatattattattaaatatttcagtTTTCCCTCTCTCTTTGTTGAGTatacaatataatttatcatctaGTTTCGTTTAATAGTTCTATTATCTTGATTATTTgccttttttctttttagtttttttgttttataatCGTctcatcaatttttttgttcgGCGCTAAAAATTTAAGGTTAATGTTTCAGATTTGTTAGAAGAATATAAAGCGTTTCAGAGAAAAAATAGAACAATGAAAAACTTTGTGAATAgaatgaaattttgaagCAGTGCAGACCGAATTAATCActatatgtatatatatataataataatgataattgtTTCTATAATTTCCCCCTCAATTTTCACCTATACCAGCAGCTTGCGTTGAGATATCTTAATTATTCAACATGCAATTAGCAAGCTATTTACAACTAAATGACCGTATTTCACAATCATggattaatatatatactattGGTATTATGCTAGTAGTTGTgaaactaatttttttttatttttcaataacttCCTCCATGAATACAGctcaaaattttatattatccAAATGTAGTACAATAGATGAATACTATAATAAAATGATGGAAAATACACCTCATTACTTAGGTGTAATGGGAAATTATCTAATAGAGAAAAGCATTGAAGAGAGTGTAAAGGCAAGTTTATATACTCTCTCACTATTAGTATATGCATCTGAAGAATTGGTATCGTTTATGATTGATCTCTATCTGGGAACATACGAATGTTTATTAGTAAGCTTCATTGATGGTACAGTTGATGTAGCTACTAATGCaactgaaaaattaatagattttGTTAATTCTAGTGTTGGAACTGTGGCTAATGAGTTAGATGATGGGTTAGATGatatatctaaatttataaataaaatagtgAAAGTCGCTGATAAAGTAGAGAGTTTTTTCACCGATGATGATGACAATGACAATGGTGATTCTAGTGTAAGTAAAGTGAATCTAACAATTTCAGGACTAAGACACCTTTATATACCCTCCAGCATTGATGACAAATTAGAAGAACTATCTGCTAAAACACCAAATTTTcaacaattaaagaatgaaaCTAAACATTTAATTTCCATACCTTTTGAAAAAGTTCGAACTGAATTAAAGACTGTTAATACAAGcaaatatttccaaaataaagatatgCTATATATTCCTGAATTAAAGAGTATTGATACTACTAATGGTGGGGTATGCTCTGacaataaagaaaatataataaaatttttccaaaatagTGGTCATGAATTAAAGATTACCACTATAGTTTGTATAGTCATATTAATAGTTATCGGTATTGGAGCAATTATACCAATTATATGGGAGGAATATGTACTTTGGAGGAATGTGAATATGATGAAACAAGAATATAGAAATTTTACCAAACATTCCAATTCCAATTATACAGAAATGGGAGATGTAAGTAGTAGTAGCGGTGATTCGGAATATAGTTTAAGAGAGAAAAATCCCTTTGGTGACGTGAATGTGATATCAAATACTGAACACTTTGATATCATTGAAAGTTATCAAAAATGTTTTAATGTGTGGAATACAAGGATCACCAATTCTATCGGTAAAATTGTATGCTTCGTAGgcaataaaaatgaaaaaatgtCAAAGGCAAAACAAATCCAAACCCGTTGGATAatatcatatatattttcagaAAGAGCCCTTTGTCTTTTGGGGGTTGCGCTTTTGGGGATTCTAGCTTgtattttacaatttattattatcaagaTCCTGGGAGATTTTGTTAGAAATGGGAAGAATTCAAGTTTAGCACATTCTGTATCAAGTCTCAGTAAAAGTTCAGCTAGACAACAAATTAGCAATGAATTGAACAAATGGGGGGCTAGTACAAACGATTATATTCAGTACACAGAAACCCAGATCAATGATGATGTATTTGGATGGGTTAACACTACAACAACTTCCATCAACGGTACAGTAAACAAGATGATCAATGGTATTGATGAAACATTGGCAGATATTTTCAACGGTACTTTACTTTATAAACCCATGAAGACTGTAGTCGGGTGtattattgaaaacaaACTATATACTATTAGAAACGGATTGACTTGGGTTCATGATAAAGCAGAAATTAAACTACCTTCAATTAACGTCACCCAAATCCACGAGGCAATAACCTCCTCCAACACTACTACAAACTCCACGTCATCAGACTCTAGCAGTACCTCTAGGGAGATATCAAATGAATTGTCGGAATTTACTCAAGAAGTTCGCAATGCTATTCTAACCATTCTTGCCCAATTCTACAAGTCTACACTTTACGAATTAGCTGTTGCATTTACCCTCTTGGGACTCTGGATACTCCAAATTCCCATAGCTCTTCTAAGATTAAGGTACCACTATAAAGTGAAgtgaaataaattataattttattttacattCAACTATGATACCTTTACAACAATTTGTGTCGCACTGGTACAGCCTGGCGCTGATTTTGTGACACTCATACAGATCAGGAAAAAACACGAGAAAATTCTACGACAGAAACGACGCGCGCAAATGGCGTACGGAATGTGGAAATTTCCCATTAAACGAGCCCTGGCAAAAAGTTTCAAGTTCCCATCGCATCTGATATATCGTCATTATTGGAAGCATTTGTCATGGAATTCTTTGACATGgaatttggaattttaGTCAACAAACGACAACAAACAACAAACTGTAAACTGCAAATAAACTATGACAAACAATAACAACCGGTAATAGCCAATAACCGACAATAACAACGAAATCATGATTCTCACAAGTTAATGCCGGAAACGGGTCCACTAATCCACTAATCATCAgcattatcaatatcatcatcaataatgGAGCCTGCAGAATGCTAAGCCCCTACCTCTTGAtagtttttatttaactTGATCCACTTTATATAACTCGATCACATAATTTAGATTAATCCAAAAAACAAACGTTAGCTCTTTACAGACTGCTTATTTCTCTCGTTCACTAGTATAATATACTTCCTAAGACTATTCTTTACTTGCAGGGTGGAATTCTATTATGAAAAGGTTTTTCTCCTCTAGTAAGAATTCTCCATCAAGAGATGAATCGAGTGGTAATAGTCCTACTTTCCATCAACTTTCCACTCCAAGCTCATCTTCCAACAACTCATCTAATGGATCAGCAAGGCGTCATCCATCTAATATGAGTAAATCAAGTGGCAACTCGAACAATAATCATTCTACTATTTCCGAGTTGAGATTACCCAAGATCTTTACCACTGATACCTCTACTAATCGAACCACTGCCAATCCACATATTACGAATTCTGATCCGAccaataattatttgaaagacCCTAATATAACCCCAGAACTGGCTCCAATTATTCGATTACTAGCGGCTCAAGGTCATAGAAGGTATCACGAAGGTACATTTCTTCTATTACACGATTTGAATTCAGAGGGAAACCCTGCTCAAAGAAAATGGATCGAAACTTATGGTGTGTTATTAGGTTCGCAATTGGCTCTTTGGAATGCAAAGGACTTGAAAAATAGTTCcgatgaattgaaaaaaattgctTCTAAGCCAActtatattaatttcacAGATGCTACTTTTAAACCCTTggatgaaaatatttctaaagaTGATTCTGTAAaggaaaaaatcaaatttacCATTGTGGTATCGACTACTGCcaaaaatagatattttttacaaTTCCATGCTAAGGATTCATTTGTTAAATGGCATTCAGCATTAAGATTAACACAATATGAAAACACTGCATTACAAGAGGCATACACTGGTGCATTCTTGGCCAGTAGAGGTGTTAGATTAGGTGATATTAATGTTATTTTGGCTAATACGAAATTCGATTACGAAGATTGGGTTAGCGTTAGGTTTGGTATAGGAATGCCTTGGAAAAGATGTTATGCAGTAATTTCTCAATCTAGTGGCTCCAAGAGGAAAAacaaagaattaaaagatttaggtcaaattaatttctacgagaatgataaaaagattaaaaaaagttcGTCGATGGCCACTGTAGTAAATTTGAAAGCTGTATATTCCATTTATCCATCTTCTCCCGCATTAATGGATTCATCTACTATTGTTAAGTTAGATGGGTTAATTAAATTCCCCAATGACAAAAATCAAGAACCGTTAGAAGATACaagtatatttattatgCCTGAAAAACATAATGCAGTACCTGGTTATGATACAATGATTAGGTTCTTATTCCCTGTAATGAAtgcatttaaattatatggTAGACctaaaaaattgatatctGATAAAGATGATGTAAATTCTCTTTTATTTGCCTTGCCATTATCCCctcatttatattatttaaaaattgaagatttatttCCCTTGGCAAACTCTTCAACAAGTAACGATTGGAATATTCAAGATTGGAAagaacaaataaaaaacattttgaagaaaaaaattactacAGGTTACACAGGTTGTGGTTCTGCAGCTGATCTACCAAGTACAGTATTTTCTCCTACTCTTGGCTCCgctgaattatttgatagtACTAATACTAACTTGGATTTATTGGCAAAACCAATCCATCCTGTAATGAGCAATTCCActcaaattgaaaatactatttcaaattcttcttctaattaTGCCGATGATGATCAAGACCTTGATACTTCTACAGCTGCACTAgataaaaatcaaaataataccCTTTCTGCAAATCTTTCTACTCCTTCCCAATCGAATAGTAAAGCAGCGGTTGCTAGGAATGTTTCACAAAATGATAACTTGTCTGCCATTTATTCAAACTACTCAAATTCACCTTTTGGACAATCGGAATTAAGAAATTCTAAATTACAACCAAATTTAAACGATTCAACTACAAATACACATAATTTTAAtcatattgataataatactcCAAATTCTAACGTTGAAAATAAGGTAGTCTCTTCCAATTATGGTGATAGTGAAAATGACGATGAAGACGAAGATTTTGAAAGTGTAAATCATCTTCCTTACGACAATGGCTctcaatttaataatactatgAGTGATTTATCAATCAATTCtgagaaaaataaacaaagaCAAAAAGAATTCGTTAAACAACAATTACAGAACAAACATAGCAAAGAAGATGAACAACGTAACATATTTGATCCTGATTATTTGGAACAAAaccaattaataaatgaacAAATGAACGGaaatgataattcaaatagtaCTGATACCAATCCACGTAATAAGTTCGGTTTAAagattgatttaaaatcacAATCTAATATCGATTCTGCTGCCAAGCAAAgccaaaataaaaaacctAATCAAATGtattataatgaaaatcCATATTacgatgatgaagatgacgatgacgatgctattaaaaataatgtaaGTCAACCAAATTACATCAGAcatgatgaaattaatcTTCCAAGTAGTGCTGATGATAATTATATGACTCCTCAATCAACGATAGATAATTATCaccaaaattattataacaatagtgatgaagataatgatgattataataattttgctAAATTACCAACCTTACCTCCACTCCTCTATAATTCGAAAAATTCTCAATCAAATTCCAAATCTAGTTCCCCCTTGGATCAAGATACACAGCTTCATAATCCTCCTTCAGAACAACAGAGGGCTTCaccaaatatttatacacGCCAAGGTATGAGACCGAATCCTGCTGCACCTATAGTACCAGCTGTCAAAGGAGATGTATCTGATAATGGAAATGATGAAAACAGTAGCGCAAGTAATTATCAACTCCATCCAAATACATTTTCTGCTTTGGAAGGTACTTCACCTAAAGTTCATCATCCAATGGGAACTACACATGTGGCCCCAAACCAAAATTATGTTCCACAACAACCACAACAACCACAACGTTCCCTAACACCTCAATCACCAATGCAACGTCCTTACCCAATGGGAAATAACGGTGCTAATGGTTCTCCTTCTCAGAGATCTGGCCAGTTTCAAAACACTTCCCcaaatatgaatatgaatatgaataatatgAACAACAATATGCATATGAACAACATGCATATGAACAACATGCACATGAACAACAATATGAACAACAATATGAACATGTACAATAATATGggaaatatgaataataatatgttGATGAATGGCCAACCTCCAATGCGTCCTATGACTAATCAATATCCACCTTCTCCACATAAACAACGTTCAGGATCTCCAATGGGGAGAAAAGGAAAGAAGAATACGTTGCCACCGCCACATCAAATGAAGGGTCAAGCCCCACAAGTACAAAGACAAGGTAGTCCAAATTCTCCATATCAACAAAGACAGGGCCAAGGTCAAGGCCAGGGCTATTTTGGTAATGGACAACCCCAGATGAATAACCAGTATCCAAGCCCTAACCAAATGAGAGTCGTAACTCCTCAAGGTAAGATGCAACCTCAGCAAAGAAATCACTCACCTTTGAATCCACAATTCCCACAACAATCACCAATCAATAATAACCAACCAAGGTTCCCAAATCAAATGCCAATGCAAAATCAAATGCCAATGCAAAATCAAATGCCAATGCAGAATCAAATGCCAATGAATGTACCCAATGGTGGTAGAATGATGCATAACCATAAAAAACCACAGGTAGGTATGCCACACCAATTACAGAATAATAGGCCTTCTCATCATATCAATAATGGACAAAAGTCATACCAGGCATCTGGAGGATTCTCTCAATTCATGCCACCCTCTGCTCAACAGAATACCAATAAAAACCCATACGCTCATTAGAGATACTAATATATTACTGAATTCTTTTCAGTGTTGGACCTTTCTCAATTAGTTTTATCTAATTTGCttatatcatttatttttgcaTCAAGTTTACTTTGCTTTagttttattcaaaataaattacaCTAGACAcataaaatttcatatgGTATTGTATTATACTCAAGACCATCATCGTTTGtactataaatttttttacacAATTAACaatagatttaaatatCCGATTCTTTACTTAAATAAACCAATTACTttataaagataataataataataatcataataacaatattaaactgcattaaaaaatttataaagtAAATTAAGAACAAATGGCAAGATAAGTGATGCAAGTTCGTTTATTAACCTCGTTAATTAGTGATAGCGCCGCTTGCCACCTTTTAAACGAGCGAAAGAATTTCATAACGGATCGtgaatcaaatatattctgAATCTAGAACTTCGCGAGCTACGTAgctttttgaaatatattaagGGCCtgtgaaaataaaaaaaagatttgCTTAAAAAAAGTTCTTTATTAAGTAacagttttttttcttctttttctttcttaaaAGGGGTTCCTACGACAACGATCAATTTACTTGAGAGAATAATATACTCTAATATGATAGGGTTAAGACGATGTTTAATTGGATTAAGACCGACAgccaaaataaaaaggtTTCCCAATATAACATCTCATCTATCTAGGAGTGTTCAATTATCAAGACGTAATATTTCTGCCACTACAAGAAATAATGGATTAAGtttattgaagaataaCAATACAAAAATACATGTTGGTATCCTGCCAATTAGAAGATTTTATTCTAATGCAAATAATAGTGATGCTAATGCAAATTCGAATGATGGTACCAAATCGAATAGTACAAATACCAAAGGTAAAACGCGAgaagatatttataatcTTTTTAAACTAGCAAAACCTGAGAAATGGTATATAATCGCATCGATGGGTTTAATCTTTATCACTAGTGCTGTGAGTATGCTAGTTCCCAGTGTTATtggtaaattattagatatttCTACAGGAATTGAATTTGCATCCAATAAGGATGAGAATGATGAATCATCTAAAGAGGATAAAAATGAGAATGAAAATGAGAAtgaaaacaaacaaacattAATTTATGGATATACACCTTTAGTGTTTTTCAGTGGATTAGGTGTCATCTTTGTTGTTGGTGCCATTGCTAATACCGGTAGAATCATTATCTTAAAATTGACAGGTGAAAGAATTGTAGCTAGGTTACGTACACGTACtatgaagaatattttgaaacaaGATGGTAAATTTCAAGATTCCAATAAAGTCGGGGATTTGATTAGTCGATTATCTAGCGATTCATCAATTGTATCTAATGCAGTGACTAGAAATGTTTCTGATGGTGCCAGAGCAGTGATCCAAGGGTGCGTAGGTGTTGGTATGATGAGTTTTATATCTTTGAAATTAAGTGGTGTCATGCTATTTATGGTTCCACCAATTGGTGTATTAGCCATGATTTATGGTAGAAAGATTCGTAACATCTCCAAGAAGTTACAAGAGAGTGTGGGTAGTCTAACAAAAATCTCTGAAGAACAATTAAATGGGACAAGAACGATTCAAAGTTATGTGggtgaaaaattagaaatccACAAATACGCTAAAGAAGTTCGCAAAGTGTATCATGTTGGATTAAATGAAGCTGTTGCCTCTGGGCTTTTCTTTGGTGTTACAGGGTTAATCGGTAATGGTGCCATGCTATCGTTATTATATGTGGGTTGTAATATGATTTCAAATGGTACATTGAGTATCGGTGGATTAAGTAGTTTCATGATGTATGCTGTGTATACAGGCAGTTCATTATTTGGGCTATCTAGTTTCTATTCAGAAATCATGAAAGGCAGTGGTGCCGCGAGtagaatatttgaaattaataaatacgTTCCAGATATTAATGCCACAAAGGGGATTGATCCAATATCCTTTCAGGATAAACCAATAGAGTTTGAACACATTAAATTTGCATACCCAACCCGTTCTGGCCATATGATTTTCcaagatttaaatatcaAGATCAATCCGGGCGAGCACGTTTGTATAATTGGTCCCTCTGGGTCTGGTAAATCTACTATAAGTAGTTTACTGCTGAGATATTACGATCCCTTAGCCGGGACCATCTCTATCGGGGGgaaagatattaaagaatacAGTTTAAGAAAATACAGGAAACTAATGGGTGTAGTTCATCAAGAACCCGTATTGTTTAACGGTACAATATTAGAGAATATCCTTTACAATGTCCCCGAAGAAATCGCCAACGATAAAGAAAGATTATCAAATGCCATTGAATCATCCAATTGTAACAAGTTCCTAAATACTTTACCCTTGGGATTGGAAACACCCGTAGGTCCAAGAGGTACTCAACTATCTGGTGGCCAAAAGCAACGTGTAGCTTTAGCAAGAGCATTTCTACTAGAACCTACGTTATTAGTTCTAGACGAAGCTACAAGTGCCTTAGATCCACGTAGTGAGTCTATAGTGGCCCAAACCTTGAAACAAAGATGTGCCAAAGGTTTCACTACAATATCGATTGCTCACCGTGTGTCCACTATAAAACATAGTTCCAGAGTAGTGGTATTAGATAAGGTTGGCCATGTGGTAGAGACTGGTCCTTATGAAGAATTGCTCGGTATAAAGGATTCTGCCTTAAACAAATTGTTACTGTCACAAAACGTTGAAGCATAATTGATTGATTGCTTCTCTTTAtcttaaattaaattaaattaatttattttattttattttgtgtCACCGTCTTCTCTTTTACATTGTCGGATCGTActtatttccaaatttagGAATCTCGGAGTTTCATAACTCACACTTGCCAGAAAGAGATAAAATTCATCACGTGCCTTTGTGGAATTGCATCTCCGCACGATTTCCCGAATCTGAATCTTCCCTTTTATGGCGTTTTGCCTAATCAGGCATTTCCCCCacatttctttttcctttctatttccatttttttgaCACACCATTGTGGCTTTTTTCTAGTATGGTAAAAACAGTGGTCATGTGCGTTGGTAAAATAGGCACGGCACATGATCACGTGCATGTGGCGCCACTGTGGCGGCTGTTTGGCCGTGATTACTAAGAGTAAGGGCCCTTAGGAGCATCTGTATATATAACAAGCAATAACATGGGATGAGACTCAAAATACTATTGGTTGATTATATGAGGTATTTATTTGACTTAAAAGATAGACATTTGGATTTTGTGATTATAAAGAAGCTTTCAACTAGCTtgcaattattattgatttgGAAAAGGGATTCAACTCCAAAGATTTAAAgccatttattttttattttttttgtttttgttctATTTcactttatttatttgaactACTGCATTCAtctattgaaataatagtaataaaaaacaaggagcaaaaagtataataatcaaattaaaacaTACTCTTTTGCACAATACGtcataattattaattcatttttttttaataaattttttttttgaaaaagaatgTCTGTATTGAGAGAATTAGATATAGAACAAGTTAAACAAGAAAACCCATTTGCAAAACTTGTAAACAACCAAACTATTGTAGAAGTttctgaattaaaattagaatctGGCATTACAATTCATAATTTCCCTATAGCTTATAAGACATGGGGGAAATTAAATTCTACGAAGGATAATGTATTAATAGTCTGTCATGCCTTGACTGGTTCTGCAGATGTAGCCGATTGGTGGGGGCCTCTATTGGGTTCAAATTTAGCCTTTGATCCATCTAGGTTTTTTGTCATTTGTTTGAATTCAATGGGATCTCCATATGGTTCATTTTCTCCATTAACAATAAATGCTCAAACTGGGTTACCTTGGGGTCCAGAATTCCCATTATGTACTGTCAGAGATGATACTAGAGCCCATAGAATTGTTTTGGATTATTTGGGTGTGACTTCTGTTGCCGCAGTTATAGGTGGTTCTATGGGTGGTATGCTTGCTTTAGAATGGGCAACCACTTTTGGCAAAGATTATATCCATAATTTAGTAGCTTTGGCTACTTCTGCAAGACATTCAGCTTGGTGTATTTCATGGTCTGAAGCTCAAAGACAATCAATTTATTCAGATCCTAAATATTGTGATGGTTATTACGAATTAGATGATCCACCTGTAGCTGGTCTTTCTGCTGCAAGAATGGCTGCTCTACTAACTTATCGTAGTAGAAAtagttttgaaaaaaagttttcaaGAAATACTCCATCATTAGctcaaagaaaaaagtcAGGTGCATctataaatttaacaaaCCAATCACGCCAAGATTCTATCAGAACTTCGTTAACTGAAGTagatatcaatattaaatctttaaagatCCATAATGATGGGATAGCTCATCCTCATTCTCCACCTAacaattcattttcaagaaataattctacATCTTCCTCTTcagattctttaaaatctGTATCTTCTCATACTTCAATCACTTCAGCTACTGCCACAATAAATGAGTCCAAAGATGTAAGATTCCCAAAGACTTATTTCTCAGCTCAAAGTTATTTACGTTATCAAGGTGgcaaattcattaatagaTTTGATGCTAATTGTTATATTGCCATTACAAGAAAACTAGATACCCATGATTTATCAAGAGATAGATTTActtattctttaaatagtGATAGTGAAAGTGAAAGCGAACAAGATGATGAGAATATCGTTAAAGTTTTACAATCAATCGAACAGCCTTCATTAATCATCGGTATTAGTTCAGATGGACTTTTCACTTATTCAGAACAGGAATTCTTAGCTCAACATATTCCAAACGCTAAATTGAATGAAATTGTTTCTCCAGAAGGCCATGATGCTTTCCTGTTAGAATTTAAGTTGATTAATGGGTTAATTGTTGATTTCTTACATGAGAATGCAAAGGAGAtaacaaattcaaaaccTATTCAATGGAATGGTGAAACTGGTAACGATGAAAATCAAACAAGTGTCTTTGGTGAGGCTGAAGAAGTTACTAATTGGTAACTTTTAGGACACCTTGCATACATATTCATTCGTTTAGAATACgaattttgtaaaattaatCTACATTTCATTTTAGGACtattctttcaaatttgtTCACAAAAAAAACTCAACCCAGACTTTTCAAATtactaaataaataattaatctaacattctatattttttacatACACATATTTAACTTGCATACGTCTCTATATTAACGTTTAACTCTACGGATATTATTCGATAACTaccaatttaaatttatatatttatatatttatatactataattttataaacaAAAGATCGCCAATGGAAAGTCATAGAATTGTCCATGGTTCTTCAACACGAATATCAGGCACAACAGTTGTAATTGCATTAGTAACTGCAGTAATTGTTTGTTTTATCTCATTACCATTACTTTTCCTCTTTTTAGAAAAGATCAAACTTCTTGCATATTCTAACTCTCCATAAATGCAATTAATCGCTGTGGTGACGCCATCTTCTTTAGATATTTGACTCTGAATCAATTGAGCCTTAGCTTTCATTCGTTTATTAGTAGTTACTGTGATCAAAGCTTTCGATAGAGATTtactatttaatttttttaacgATAACCCAACACCTATCTCTTCCACTCTCATTGcgtaaaaatattgatcaCCAAAAAATggtttaataattgttgGTAAACCTGCTCTTAGAGTTGCACCTGTGGTACCAGAACCACCATGATGAACTGCTGCATCTACTTGTGGGAATAACCAATCATGTGGAACTGACCCAGCATTGTAAATGCTGTTGGGTAATTCAACATCCATAGTAGTGGCAGATTTATCACCTAATCTATCAGACCAtcctttatttaaaatacaaaatacaTCAGCTTCTTTGACAGCTTCAACGATGGCTCTTGTCATCTCAGTGGCATTATCTACAACAATGGACCCAAAGCCAATATATACTAATTTCTTATGTCTCATTCTTGCtaatctaataaattctaCCAGGGGCTTTGGCGGTTCATATTCATTCTTTTCATCTAAAAACCAATAACCTGTAACTTTGGTCCATTCGCTGAAATCAATGGCAGGTGGGAAAATAGTGGGTGAAacattatataaaaatggaACTCTATTTTGTTGCATTAAGGTTAAATTagttttttctaatttcaatttttctacTCTCCATTTATTAATCTGTCCACTAATACCtttccaaaaaatattttcaaatagaaCGTGAgtgaaataattataattaccACCTCTCTTTTGATCTGGAACAATAAAAGCATGTGGATAAGCTCTTGTTCTTGTCCATGGCATTGTAAATGCTCTATAATATGGAATTTGCATAGCTTCTGCGATATGAATACCTGCCATTGCAGATGGTGACTCAATTAgaatatctaaattatttctcTTGCAGGCTTCCCAAGATGTATCCAATAGCTCTGTAATCCAACCACGGAATTTTGAAGAGGCTTCCCGTAACATGCCAATATTAATGGATTCATGTTCAACCATCAATGCCATTAATTCTGCAGGATTTCCTgcaatttcttcaaatccAATACTATGGCTTGTaa
This genomic stretch from Henningerozyma blattae CBS 6284 chromosome 1, complete genome harbors:
- the PRM1 gene encoding pheromone-regulated protein PRM1 (similar to Saccharomyces cerevisiae PRM1 (YNL279W); ancestral locus Anc_1.65), giving the protein MQLASYLQLNDRISQSWINIYTIGIMLVVVKLIFFYFSITSSMNTAQNFILSKCSTIDEYYNKMMENTPHYLGVMGNYLIEKSIEESVKASLYTLSLLVYASEELVSFMIDLYLGTYECLLVSFIDGTVDVATNATEKLIDFVNSSVGTVANELDDGLDDISKFINKIVKVADKVESFFTDDDDNDNGDSSVSKVNLTISGLRHLYIPSSIDDKLEELSAKTPNFQQLKNETKHLISIPFEKVRTELKTVNTSKYFQNKDMLYIPELKSIDTTNGGVCSDNKENIIKFFQNSGHELKITTIVCIVILIVIGIGAIIPIIWEEYVLWRNVNMMKQEYRNFTKHSNSNYTEMGDVSSSSGDSEYSLREKNPFGDVNVISNTEHFDIIESYQKCFNVWNTRITNSIGKIVCFVGNKNEKMSKAKQIQTRWIISYIFSERALCLLGVALLGILACILQFIIIKILGDFVRNGKNSSLAHSVSSLSKSSARQQISNELNKWGASTNDYIQYTETQINDDVFGWVNTTTTSINGTVNKMINGIDETLADIFNGTLLYKPMKTVVGCIIENKLYTIRNGLTWVHDKAEIKLPSINVTQIHEAITSSNTTTNSTSSDSSSTSREISNELSEFTQEVRNAILTILAQFYKSTLYELAVAFTLLGLWILQIPIALLRLRYHYKVK
- the SKG3 gene encoding Skg3p (similar to Saccharomyces cerevisiae SKG3 (YLR187W) and CAF120 (YNL278W); ancestral locus Anc_1.66), yielding MKRFFSSSKNSPSRDESSGNSPTFHQLSTPSSSSNNSSNGSARRHPSNMSKSSGNSNNNHSTISELRLPKIFTTDTSTNRTTANPHITNSDPTNNYLKDPNITPELAPIIRLLAAQGHRRYHEGTFLLLHDLNSEGNPAQRKWIETYGVLLGSQLALWNAKDLKNSSDELKKIASKPTYINFTDATFKPLDENISKDDSVKEKIKFTIVVSTTAKNRYFLQFHAKDSFVKWHSALRLTQYENTALQEAYTGAFLASRGVRLGDINVILANTKFDYEDWVSVRFGIGMPWKRCYAVISQSSGSKRKNKELKDLGQINFYENDKKIKKSSSMATVVNLKAVYSIYPSSPALMDSSTIVKLDGLIKFPNDKNQEPLEDTSIFIMPEKHNAVPGYDTMIRFLFPVMNAFKLYGRPKKLISDKDDVNSLLFALPLSPHLYYLKIEDLFPLANSSTSNDWNIQDWKEQIKNILKKKITTGYTGCGSAADLPSTVFSPTLGSAELFDSTNTNLDLLAKPIHPVMSNSTQIENTISNSSSNYADDDQDLDTSTAALDKNQNNTLSANLSTPSQSNSKAAVARNVSQNDNLSAIYSNYSNSPFGQSELRNSKLQPNLNDSTTNTHNFNHIDNNTPNSNVENKVVSSNYGDSENDDEDEDFESVNHLPYDNGSQFNNTMSDLSINSEKNKQRQKEFVKQQLQNKHSKEDEQRNIFDPDYLEQNQLINEQMNGNDNSNSTDTNPRNKFGLKIDLKSQSNIDSAAKQSQNKKPNQMYYNENPYYDDEDDDDDAIKNNVSQPNYIRHDEINLPSSADDNYMTPQSTIDNYHQNYYNNSDEDNDDYNNFAKLPTLPPLLYNSKNSQSNSKSSSPLDQDTQLHNPPSEQQRASPNIYTRQGMRPNPAAPIVPAVKGDVSDNGNDENSSASNYQLHPNTFSALEGTSPKVHHPMGTTHVAPNQNYVPQQPQQPQRSLTPQSPMQRPYPMGNNGANGSPSQRSGQFQNTSPNMNMNMNNMNNNMHMNNMHMNNMHMNNNMNNNMNMYNNMGNMNNNMLMNGQPPMRPMTNQYPPSPHKQRSGSPMGRKGKKNTLPPPHQMKGQAPQVQRQGSPNSPYQQRQGQGQGQGYFGNGQPQMNNQYPSPNQMRVVTPQGKMQPQQRNHSPLNPQFPQQSPINNNQPRFPNQMPMQNQMPMQNQMPMQNQMPMNVPNGGRMMHNHKKPQVGMPHQLQNNRPSHHINNGQKSYQASGGFSQFMPPSAQQNTNKNPYAH